From the genome of Chionomys nivalis chromosome 19, mChiNiv1.1, whole genome shotgun sequence, one region includes:
- the LOC130890642 gene encoding LOW QUALITY PROTEIN: protein kish-A-like (The sequence of the model RefSeq protein was modified relative to this genomic sequence to represent the inferred CDS: substituted 2 bases at 2 genomic stop codons) — translation MSAIFSFQSVLTVVLLLICTYIYIQSLAPSLLDRNKTGLLGIFXKCAXIGEHKSPYVAVCCIVMAFSILFIK, via the coding sequence ATGTCTGCCATTTTCAGTTTTCAGAGTGTGTTGACTGTAGTCTTGCTGCTTATATGTACGTATATTTATATCcaatccctggcacccagcctcCTGGACAGAAATAAAACTGGACTATTGGGAATATTTTAGAAGTGTGCCTGAATTGGTGAACACAAGAGTCCTTATGTCGCTGTATGCTGTATAGTGATGGCCTTCAGCATCCTCTTCATAAAATAG